A window of the Paenibacillus woosongensis genome harbors these coding sequences:
- a CDS encoding (2Fe-2S)-binding protein yields the protein MSSFDADHHRVELQVNGEQRTVRVRAAETLLYTLRHHLGLTGCKPGCNNGDCGACTILVDSQPMKSCLMLTVEAWGKQITTIEGLMGTDVQRAFAENQAFQCGYCTPGFIMNCEGLRRVHPHANEETVRVWLESNICRCTSYEEIHRAVKDVFTLHTDKGRNL from the coding sequence ATGTCATCCTTCGATGCCGATCATCATCGAGTTGAATTGCAGGTGAATGGGGAACAGCGGACGGTCCGGGTGAGGGCTGCGGAGACCCTGCTGTATACGCTTCGCCATCATCTCGGACTCACAGGATGCAAGCCGGGCTGCAATAACGGAGACTGCGGCGCGTGCACGATTCTCGTAGATAGCCAGCCCATGAAATCATGCCTGATGCTCACTGTGGAAGCCTGGGGGAAGCAGATTACAACGATCGAGGGGCTAATGGGCACGGACGTACAGCGTGCTTTTGCCGAAAATCAGGCCTTTCAATGCGGTTACTGTACCCCTGGCTTTATCATGAACTGTGAAGGGCTGCGGCGTGTTCATCCGCATGCCAATGAAGAAACTGTTCGAGTATGGCTGGAATCCAACATATGCAGATGTACCTCCTATGAAGAAATTCATCGCGCCGTAAAGGATGTCTTTACACTTCATACGGATAAAGGAAGGAACCTATAA
- a CDS encoding FAD binding domain-containing protein → MIPFDFEYYHPSTIQMAVDLYQHLHEQGKRPLYYAGGTEIITFARANSIQPGAVIDLKSIPECNVLAMQKDMLIIGACVTLSALSEANPFPLLSRAAQGVADQTARNKITLGGNISGRIHYREAVLPLLLANGRMVIAGTHGIRVTSIHQVFNQELRLAGGEFIVQVQIDRDYISLPFAYFKKREIGHVGYPLVTLAAFRINHEIRTAYSGVCAFPFRSAEIDEALNDSSLPLAARIELAIGHLPAPLLDNVEGSPAYREFVLKQTMADAVHTLERR, encoded by the coding sequence ATGATTCCGTTTGATTTTGAATACTACCATCCTTCTACCATTCAGATGGCTGTCGATTTATATCAGCATCTGCACGAACAAGGGAAGAGGCCCCTGTATTATGCGGGAGGGACGGAAATCATTACCTTTGCCCGAGCCAACTCTATTCAACCGGGAGCTGTTATCGATTTGAAGTCCATTCCAGAGTGCAACGTACTCGCGATGCAGAAGGATATGCTGATTATTGGTGCGTGTGTGACGTTATCGGCTTTGTCCGAAGCCAACCCGTTTCCGCTGCTTAGTAGAGCGGCACAGGGAGTCGCTGACCAAACCGCCCGGAATAAAATCACGCTCGGAGGCAACATTAGCGGCAGAATTCATTATCGGGAGGCCGTTCTTCCCCTGCTGTTAGCGAATGGCCGGATGGTTATAGCAGGAACTCACGGGATCAGAGTGACTTCTATTCATCAGGTCTTCAACCAAGAACTGAGGCTTGCGGGCGGAGAGTTTATTGTCCAGGTTCAAATCGACCGCGACTATATATCACTGCCATTTGCGTATTTCAAAAAACGGGAGATTGGCCATGTCGGCTACCCGCTCGTTACATTAGCTGCGTTTAGGATAAATCATGAGATTCGCACCGCCTACAGCGGTGTGTGCGCATTCCCTTTTCGATCCGCGGAAATCGATGAGGCGCTGAACGATTCATCCTTACCGCTTGCGGCAAGAATTGAACTGGCCATCGGCCATCTTCCTGCACCATTACTGGATAATGTGGAGGGTTCACCCGCGTACCGGGAATTTGTATTGAAGCAGACGATGGCTGATGCGGTACATACACTGGAAAGAAGGTGA
- a CDS encoding xanthine dehydrogenase family protein molybdopterin-binding subunit, whose product MQKEGAKIGHSFGTSVPRRETGEKITGAARYVNDFSRPGLLHAKIAVSPHAHAKIKSIDTSKAWRIPGVKAVITGEYYPVLTGSPLADRPPLAMDKVRYFGEPVGLVVAEEEYTAEMAALQIQVDYEVLPAVFSPSEALQIGAPLLHEHLATYERSEQVYPEPGTNIANRTRIRKGNMEEGWRNSDHIVTVQVRLPQSDHAAMEVRCSIAEIKPGGKVSIHSASQSPYVIQKDISRYFHIPLHEVTVHTPLVGGSYGGKSAVQLEYLAYLASLAVGGRAVKMANSRELDMVSSPVHIGLESTIQLGCTREGKITAVEILHLFDGGAYSDRGPIMSRAGATDCTGPYRIDNVQCDSLCMYTNHPYSTSFRGFGHPELTFAMERAMDMMADRLNMDPLELRYMNAIGPGDTTPTQTLLDRSNIGDLPACIAKLKTLIHWDDRPKIEVNGHLIRAKGICCFWKNSNTPTHAGAGAMIKFSADGSIHLLCGAVEIGQGTRTALTQILAERFRMDDRMIHISMDINTDKDPELWKTVASRSTFLVGNAILQAADDAIMQLKNLASIVLQCSPADLDVGGGRVFIRSCPERGIAIGQIANGYTFPNGNTIGSQVIGRGSYAMRNLTLLDPMTGRGNPGPEWTVGAQAVEVELNTRDYTYRIVKAATVIDAGRVINPGFARAQVTGGMSMGLSLASREAFRFNPNGSILNRQFRTYKLIRYGEQPEYIVDFVETPHLEAPYGLRGIGEHGLIGMPAALANSLSAAAGVELHQLPLTPEMIWRTIHDSV is encoded by the coding sequence TTGCAAAAGGAGGGGGCGAAGATCGGGCATTCGTTTGGAACAAGCGTTCCCAGAAGGGAAACAGGCGAGAAGATTACCGGGGCAGCCCGCTATGTTAATGATTTTTCGAGACCGGGGCTTTTGCATGCCAAAATAGCCGTTAGCCCCCATGCCCACGCGAAAATTAAATCGATAGATACGTCGAAAGCCTGGAGGATACCAGGTGTAAAAGCCGTCATAACCGGTGAATATTACCCGGTATTGACCGGGTCCCCTTTGGCAGACAGGCCGCCTCTCGCAATGGACAAAGTAAGATATTTTGGCGAGCCTGTTGGTCTGGTGGTCGCGGAAGAAGAGTACACTGCCGAGATGGCTGCGCTTCAAATTCAAGTGGATTATGAGGTTTTGCCTGCTGTCTTTAGTCCAAGCGAAGCTTTGCAGATCGGCGCACCGCTCCTTCATGAGCATCTGGCCACATATGAAAGAAGCGAACAGGTCTACCCGGAGCCGGGCACGAATATTGCGAACCGGACAAGAATCCGCAAAGGGAATATGGAGGAAGGTTGGAGGAATAGTGATCATATCGTTACGGTTCAGGTCCGATTGCCTCAATCGGATCATGCCGCGATGGAAGTGCGATGCAGTATAGCAGAAATTAAGCCCGGCGGCAAAGTCAGCATCCATTCCGCTTCGCAATCCCCTTATGTGATCCAAAAGGATATTAGCCGCTACTTTCATATTCCGCTTCACGAAGTCACCGTTCACACTCCGCTGGTAGGAGGAAGCTATGGCGGCAAATCGGCAGTTCAGTTAGAATATCTCGCTTATTTGGCTTCGCTTGCCGTTGGCGGAAGAGCTGTCAAAATGGCAAATTCCAGGGAGCTGGATATGGTCTCCTCCCCGGTTCATATCGGATTGGAATCGACAATCCAACTTGGCTGCACCCGGGAAGGGAAAATAACGGCCGTAGAAATTCTGCATCTGTTTGACGGCGGGGCCTATTCGGACCGGGGGCCGATTATGAGCCGTGCCGGAGCCACCGATTGCACAGGGCCTTACCGTATCGATAACGTCCAGTGCGATTCCTTATGCATGTATACGAATCATCCCTATTCCACTTCCTTTCGCGGCTTCGGACATCCGGAGCTGACGTTCGCTATGGAGAGGGCTATGGATATGATGGCGGATCGATTAAATATGGATCCTCTAGAGCTTCGTTATATGAATGCCATCGGACCGGGAGATACAACCCCGACGCAAACCCTGCTGGATAGAAGCAATATCGGCGATTTACCAGCGTGCATTGCCAAATTGAAAACGCTGATCCATTGGGACGACCGCCCTAAAATTGAAGTAAACGGCCACCTCATCAGGGCGAAAGGGATATGCTGCTTCTGGAAAAATTCAAATACGCCAACCCATGCCGGGGCGGGGGCTATGATCAAATTTAGCGCGGACGGAAGCATTCATCTGCTATGCGGTGCTGTGGAAATCGGTCAAGGCACCAGGACGGCTCTTACGCAAATATTGGCGGAACGATTCCGCATGGATGATCGGATGATACATATTTCTATGGACATAAACACCGATAAAGACCCCGAGCTATGGAAGACGGTCGCTAGCCGGAGCACCTTTTTGGTGGGGAATGCGATTTTGCAGGCCGCTGACGATGCAATCATGCAGTTAAAAAATTTGGCTTCTATTGTACTTCAATGTTCACCCGCAGACCTGGATGTCGGCGGGGGCAGAGTCTTCATTCGATCCTGTCCCGAGAGGGGTATAGCCATCGGACAAATTGCCAACGGATACACCTTCCCGAACGGGAACACGATCGGAAGCCAGGTTATCGGACGCGGAAGCTACGCGATGCGTAATCTGACCTTATTAGACCCTATGACCGGCAGAGGGAATCCTGGACCAGAGTGGACGGTAGGCGCACAGGCCGTTGAAGTAGAGTTGAATACAAGGGATTACACTTACAGGATCGTTAAAGCAGCAACGGTCATCGATGCCGGCCGGGTCATCAACCCGGGTTTTGCCCGTGCTCAGGTTACGGGCGGCATGAGTATGGGGTTAAGCCTTGCCAGCCGGGAGGCATTTCGCTTCAACCCAAACGGGTCCATCTTGAATCGCCAGTTCCGAACTTACAAGCTCATTCGCTATGGAGAACAGCCCGAGTATATCGTGGATTTCGTCGAGACGCCTCATCTGGAAGCGCCCTATGGATTGCGCGGAATCGGTGAGCATGGCTTGATTGGCATGCCTGCAGCATTGGCGAACAGCTTGTCAGCAGCTGCTGGCGTAGAGCTTCATCAGCTGCCCCTGACGCCGGAGATGATTTGGAGGACAATTCATGATTCCGTTTGA